In Erpetoichthys calabaricus chromosome 4, fErpCal1.3, whole genome shotgun sequence, one genomic interval encodes:
- the LOC114651287 gene encoding olfactory receptor 6N1-like, with amino-acid sequence MSSVQQFIVVGLPGFQDHESKLLFSVIFLIAYLLICLGNLSIIVTFMLDESLHKPMYALICTLAIFDICYSSSTVPRALAVLMFDSNVVSFAACFAQIYIFHAVGSSQAFLFMLMAYDRFVAICNPLLYPTIMTSRVILKQIALCWLCGFITLIIPLILALRLPFCGPNKVTHLYCDHTSVVRLACADISVNSIVTLIVCLSVIFIPLAYNLYSYTRIITSVLKIASSEGRTKAFSTCGSHLVVMFITSFTAAGVYISYRIPGTSEDMRILAAVLQTIIPPLLNPVIYCLRNKEIRDSIVKTVKRCIISP; translated from the coding sequence ATGTCGTCGGTTCAGCAGTTTATAGTCGTTGGCCTTCCAGGATTTCAGGATCATGAAAGCAAACTTCTCTTTTCTGTAATATTCCTGATTGCCTACCTTTTAATTTGCCTGGGGAACCTCAGCATTATTGTCACATTCATGCTGGATGAAAGCCTACACAAGCCCATGTATGCACTGATTTGCACTCTGGCAATCTTTGATATTTGTTATTCATCTTCCACTGTCCCAAGAGCACTGGCCGTTTTAATGTTTGACTCCAACGTTGTATCATTTGCTGCTTGTTTTGctcaaatttatatttttcatgctgTGGGAAGTTCACAGGCATTTCTGTTCATGCTGATGGCATATGACAGATTTGTGGCCATCTGTAATCCCCTACTGTACCCCACCATTATGACCAGCAGAGTCATTCTAAAGCAGATCGCTCTGTGTTGGCTTTGCGGATTCATTACACTCATTATTCCACTCATTTTGGCTCTCAGGCTGCCCTTCTGTGGTCCGAATAAAGTTACGCATCTCTACTGTGACCACACCTCAGTGGTCAGACTGGCTTGTGCTGACATTTCAGTCAACAGCATTGTGACTTTGATCGTCTGTCTCTCTGTTATATTCATCCCCTTGGCATATAATTTGTATTCCTACACACGGATCATCACATCTGTGCTCAAAATTGCCAGTTCTGAAGGACGCACCAAGGCTTTCTCTACCTGCGGGTCACACCTAGTGGTAATGTTTATCACTTCTTTCACTGCTGCTGGTGTTTACATTTCGTATCGGATCCCAGGAACTTCTGAAGATATGCGCATACTAGCAGCAGTGCTGCAGACTATAATTCCACCCTTACTGAACCCTGTTATATACTGCCTGCGGAATAAAGAGATTAGAGACAGCATTGTCAAAACTGTAAAAAGGTGTATAATATCACCATAG